A segment of the Yersinia rochesterensis genome:
AGGTAACTCATTGCTGGACTTGGTGGTATTTGGTCGCGCAGCCGGTATGCATCTGCAAGAGTCTTTGATGGAGCAGGGCGCTAGCCGCGATGCCAGTGATTCTGATATCGAAGCATCACTGGAGCGCATGAACCGTTGGAATAACACCCGCTCAGGTGAAGACCCGGTTGAGATCCGCAAAGCATTACAGGCCTGTATGCAGAATAACTTCTCGGTGTTCCGTGAAGGTGATGCTATGGCCAATGGTTTGGAAGAACTAAAAACTATCCGCGAACGTCTGCAAAATGCCCGTTTGGATGACACCTCCAGTGAATTCAATACCCAGCGTATTGAATGTCTGGAATTGGACAACCTGATGGAAACCGCGTTTTCCACTGCCGTGTCTGCAAACTTCCGTACCGAAAGCCGTGGCGCGCATAGCCGCTTCGACTTCCCGGAACGTGATGATGCTAACTGGTTGTGTCACTCGCTCTATTTGCCAGACACCGAAAGCATGACCCGCCGTGAGGTAAACATGCAACCTAAGCTACGCGCGGCCTTCCCGCCGAAAGTGCGTTCTTACTAATGCATGTGTTGTGTTGATAGGGTTAAATTCTAACCCGTTGCGGAGGAAAAGGTCATGAAGCTTGAGTTTTCAATTTATCGCTATAACCCGGACGTCGATAACGCGCCGCATATGCAGGATTATACCCTCGAAGCGGAAGAAGGCCGGGATATGATGTTGCTGGATGCCCTTATCCAGTTAAAAGAAAAAGATCCGACGCTGTCGTTTCGTCGCTCATGCCGTGAAGGTGTTTGTGGCTCAGACGGGTTGAATATGAATGGCAAAAATGGGCTGGCATGCATTACACCGGTTTCGGCTTTGCAAAAAGGCAATAAAAAGATTGTGATTCGCCCATTACCGGGGTTGCCGGTGGTGCGGGATTTAGTGGTCGATATGGGGCAGTTTTATACTCAATATGAGAAAATTAAACCTTACCTGTTGAATGATGGCAAAAATCCGCCAGCACGTGAGCATTTACAATCGCCGGAACAGCGCGAAAAACTGGATGGTTTGTATGAATGTATCCTGTGTGCCTGTTGCTCCACATCTTGCCCGTCATTTTGGTGGAATCCGGATAAATTTGTTGGCCCAGCAGGGTTACTGGCTGCCTATCGCTTCCTGATAGATAGCCGTGATACTGAAACAACAGCACGTTTGGATGATCTGGACGACGCTTTTAGTGTTTTCCGCTGCCATAGCATCATGAATTGTGTCAGTGTTTGTCCTAAAGGCCTTAACCCGACCAAAGCAATTGGTCACATTAAGTCTATGTTGTTACAGCGTAGCGCATGATAGTTACAGCGTAGTGCATGATAAGCGCTACAGTGCACATGATAGTTGCAACGTAGTACATGATGTGAGTTTATTAACCTGGGGATGTTTCCCCAGGTTGCTTAAAGGTAGGGAATCTCTAAAAGCCGACAAATTGTCCGTTTTTAGAGGTTCCTTGAACGGGACCGTTAAGGTCCATAACAGAACGTGTATTAAGCACGTCGAGTGAACCGTTTTTACGGCAAACCGTTGATATTACGGTGTATATGTTAACCACGGCGAAAACTGAAGCTTCAAAGCTTAAGGGATCATGATGCAGAACGGCGCAATGAAGGCCTGGCTGGATTCCTCCTATCTGGCGGGCGCGAACCAGTCCTACATAGAGCAGCTCTATGAAGACTTTTTAACCGATCCTGGTTCCGTTGATGATAGTTGGCGTTCAATTTTTCTACAACTACCTACGACGGGTGTAAAACCTGATCAGTTCCACTCTCAAACACGTGAGTATTTCCGTCGCCTGGCGAAGGATCCCTCTCGTTATAACTCATCCATCAGTGATCCTGAAAATGATGCCAAGCAAGTTAAGGTGTTGCAGTTAATCAATGC
Coding sequences within it:
- a CDS encoding succinate dehydrogenase iron-sulfur subunit; this translates as MKLEFSIYRYNPDVDNAPHMQDYTLEAEEGRDMMLLDALIQLKEKDPTLSFRRSCREGVCGSDGLNMNGKNGLACITPVSALQKGNKKIVIRPLPGLPVVRDLVVDMGQFYTQYEKIKPYLLNDGKNPPAREHLQSPEQREKLDGLYECILCACCSTSCPSFWWNPDKFVGPAGLLAAYRFLIDSRDTETTARLDDLDDAFSVFRCHSIMNCVSVCPKGLNPTKAIGHIKSMLLQRSA